In Montipora foliosa isolate CH-2021 chromosome 9, ASM3666993v2, whole genome shotgun sequence, the DNA window TTGCCATGATCAAATCAAGCAAGTCTGTAAGTCCTCATTCTATTTCATCAGGAACATTGCTAAGATTAGAAATTATCTTACTGATTCTGCAACAGAGAGTGTGGTCCATGCATTCATCACCTCCAAGTTGGACTATTGCAACTCACTCTACTATGGTCTCCCGAAATATCTTTTGAAAAGACTTCAGTGTATTCAGAACAGTGCGGCAAGATTAGTAGTGCAAGCGAGCAAATTTGATCATGTTACTCCAGTTTTGATAAAATTGCACTGGCTTCCCGTCCGTTTCCGAATTATGTTTAAGATATTGCTCATGGTGTACAAGTGCTTGCATGATATGGCTCCCCCATACTTGGCTAACGTCATAAAGCCGAGAAAAACGTCACGTTCCCTCAGATCTACAACCATGGAGTATCTAGAAGAACAATGATCTCGTCTGGTGACCTACGGTGACAGAtctttcagtgttgctggacccaaactgtggaataatcttccacttcaaattaggaaaagttcttcaattcaatctttcaagaaagaactgaaaagccatttatttaaaaactttgtttcatttggttttaagtgatctttaatgaaaaatgacattttattaCTGCTTTTACATaagtttgatatttattttcttttattgtgaagCGCCATGAATTTTTGATATGAACGCTATACaagttccattattattattattattatgttaagAGAAATACAGGAAAGGGAAGAAGATGCAGACTTCGATATGTGATGGCTTTTATCTCTTGCAGCAAACACTGTTCATGCATAACAATACAGCCGTGGCTGATTTAGCAAAACCACAATGACTTTTATACATGTAGGTCCGGTATTCAATTGAGCATAGCCACATTAAGTCACGCCCGTCCGCCCTGATGGTTCCTTGATGTAATTCGAGTAGTCCAGAGAAAGACTTGTTTGTGATTGATGTTTTTACAGCCGGCCGGAGCGGAAGTTATTCCCAAAACAGAAAAGCAAAATCCAAAATAAATCTGTTTTTAAGTACATTTCAGTAACTGACACGCATGTGTGTATCTGCCAATCATTCAGTGGCAGTAGGCTGAATTAGTTCAGCAATCAAATATACTTTAAATTGAACAAGAAGCGGTCTCTTTCATGATAAGATGAATTTTCTCCAGAGAATACAATTCGCAAGAACACCACTCAACACATTTGGACGTTAATGCCCCCTTTTTGCTTTCCAGACGAAAGATATGTTAGCTATGTTTTCTGACAGCATAGGGGATGGCAATCGGGTCACCTTCTGAATTCCACAGCAGTGTTCGTTTACAAAACGCAGCATGATTCTTACAGGCTTGTCGCACTCGCTTTGGTAATTGTTGAATACGCCAACTAATAACAATTAGTTTTCGCTTACGCAGCTTATTGGTGTAAATAATCTGAGAGATCGATAGTCAAGGAAGCTACTTTTTGCAAGCATCTATCAAGTGTAACGAAGTAAGCTGTGGATTTCTGTTTCACTTCCTTCGGCGAAGCTATGTGTGTTAGAAAACGAACTTTCCGTCGAAAGTAACCGTGTGTCATCCAGCTCCATTGGAGCTCCATTCTCGATCGAGGGATTGCTTTTTTATATCAGCGAGACGTTTACTGCTGGAGTTATTCAATCGTATCAAGGGCAAGGAGTTCTCGAGGGAACTCCATTACTGCCACAACAAGATATTTTAGAGGATTTTAAGAAGTTTGGCGGTGAGAATGATTTGGTCTTTCAGGAATATGACCCTCCTGAAGGTGACAACAGCAAAATGGCTTGGAAGGAATCGCGACCGACAACATGGTGGCAGTCGCTCTGGAAAGCCATGAAGAACGCATTCTTCATTCAGATTGTTGGTGGTATAGCTCTGGGATCCATAGCTATTTTAATAATAGTTCTAGATTTTAATACAGTTGATGTTTGCTTCGATACGCAGACCTCAAACTGGACGGCCCTCCCTAAAGGTACCCAGGCGGTCATAGTGACAGCTGCTACCTCTGAAGCATACGTTGTTCAGTTGTGGAGTTTCCTTGTTGTACTGTTCTTGTTTGGATGGCCCTTGATCAAAGAGCTCAATCTGTTGGTCCTTAATCTCCTCGCCGCTTTTTTGGATTCTTGTTACCGGCTTTCCTTGCAAGTGTACGACATTTACAAGAGGTCTTGGTTGTCATTTCCTCTTAACGGCCTTTTTGTCGTCATCTTATTGATGAATAGCATACTCATCGGCAGAAAAATAGCAAAACAAAGCCACAATGGAAGACGTAGACGAATTAAGAAAACTCTTGAGGTTTCTGCAATGCTGGTGGCCCACTTTGCTTTTGGAATCCCTATAACTTTCGTTTTGGTGTATCTGTTGATTCCCTTGTATGGCGGGGCTACAGAGACGTACAGAGCTATAATTGCTGGAGGGTTGCCTCTTGTCACGGCTGCACCCAAGGTGATCGTACGGCTCGCTGCACAAAGAATCGACTTTCTTCATCCCGGAGACGCGCATGTGCTGCTTGCTGTGCTGTACACTGCGTCCGCCATAGTTTTTCGCGTCATGCAAGCCGAGTTGTCGAATCTTCGTCTTTTTATACTCCTTAGCTTTGCGCATGGAGCGATAGATCTATTGGAAAGACTGACTATCGTTATTCGCGATTATTTGTGGTACCTTATTTACAAGAAGTTTAAACAATGTGATTTAGGGACCACACTGAATGCAGATCGATTTCGCACACCACGGAGCATGCGTTTTATCGCCGAAATGAGTATCCAGATGATTTTGGGTGAGTCGACATCACTGATAGCAGCCGTTGCCTTCATTCAGCTTTACAATTTCATGTATAGTGACCCGTCCTCTTCGAACATGCACTTCGTAACCCAGTTCTTTGTTCGTGTCTCAATTGCCTTGAGCATTGATTTCTGTTTTAATACGTTCTCCTTGTGGCTGCAAATGTCTTACTTAAATATAGCAGTCGAGCAAGTCTGGAGAAAGAAATGGCGAAAGCACATGCTCCTTGGCTTGATTGTTACAACTGTAACGTTGTGCTACTACACAACTCATTTGTTTGCTGTTGTAGAGGACAAAAACACTCCAAAAACTAAGGGACAGGATTCCAGTTGCGCGGGACCTTTTGCTAAATTTCGTTTAATGCTGGAGTCCGATCGTTAGCTAACTATTTAGACGTGTGTTTTACCTATTTTGGTTGAGCATGCACTGGTTTCCAAGGGTGAGAGGTCATGGGGACTGGACCGACTAACACTCAGGGActtacaatcagtggcaaatgTCTTGGGACACTGACCctttgaagttggttttcttactgaGTGTGAATAATTGTCCCCTTGCCCCAAGACAAtgttgccaatagtgaacagACTTCTGCTTTTCCGTTTCATGCAACATTAATTGGGATTGAAATTGCCttctattttgaagcttttattGGAATTTTGACGGTTATGCTTAGTTTCTGACGCctgagaggttttcaggcccatCCTGGCGTTAGcatcccaactacttttgccatTAATTGTAGTTCACGTATGTCCAGAAGTGCGAGTAATTAGATTCAAGCCCAATTTTGATCTcgaacacgaagtgtccctttaagtcgaAGCATTTGCTACTTATTTCTAACAGTAAAATTAGGGTAAACGTTAACGTTTTTTTTAGTTCAGGGCCGGTAAAAGCAGAAGTTTATCCTcacttgaggagcagcatttgtgggcgacactttgtgacgttagtTTTCTGTATTTCgaggcacgagtgatgttgaagttggggagaagagcaagggacACTTCGTTTCGCTTATTTGCAAAACGGCATTCATCTAGTTTATGCATTTCTGGATGTAACTGACTTAGCTGTGGTATAGTTTTCTCGTTTCATAGCACTAATTCTAGTTCAAAGAGGGTAGTAGACGAAGCACTTACTTCAGGTGCTCTTAAGGGCCTCACACCTATTCACCCATGTTTCTtaaacgaaacgaaagacgACGTTTGCATAGAAATTTAGGGGGCCATTCGTTCGGGACGTTGCCACCATATCTCCGCTTCGGGGTTTCAATATGGCTGCCTGTTTAAGGAAGGGACATCTATCAGCTGAATAGTCATGCAGCAGTATGTTAAAGACCCTCGAGAAGTATCGGAAATAAGTTTTGAGTAAGTCCCATGGCAGTGAATTTACTCACCGCATATATCACATCAGTTTCATGACGGTTGGCAATTCTCATAGAGATAGTCCACCAACACTGCGGATCTCGCACCCTTTTCCCaaccacccccctcccccctttcccAATCAATGTTGACGGTTTGTTGTTGTGTCCGAGAAGTTTGAGCTATACAGCATTGCTCAGGGGTGGAGGGGGTTTTTGTTGATGAAGGTGGAATTTGTTGTGGTACAAAAAAGAAAGTGTGTCCTGTTTTCTAACCGAAAATGTGAAGTGTCTCAAAACATTTTGTCGCGGATTGTAGGCTTGAATAAaccactttcaaaaatggcgATCACCTTTGCATTCTTTTGTATTATGTTAATTCGATCTATTgtcctcattttgaaacaaaaattcttttgaaaaaatACATACCCTTGTACTCCAGTGGTTCACGAAGATTTACTTTTTCCTGGCCCCGGATCAACTCTGTGCGCGAGAGAAATCCACAAAGTAGTCGTGTACTTTTTTGAAGTTTTCCTGTAACTGAGATGAGATTTTTACCGAAACGATGCAGTCGATCTCATTTCGTACATCGATGTttccaatctcgttcccagagtccgcttttcttttggtcagcaccaagaacacggccTCTGGCCAATtacaatttatgcgcagtcgtattaaaggtccatttttgtaaccgttgacaaccactgttgtttcaaatttctgggcgtgcgtagacgagccggaagtccgtgatttacGGACTTCCTGCTGTGGAAGTGGCCAGAATCCATGTTCTTAGtactgaccaaaagaaaagtggactctGGTGACGAGATTGGTTTGTTGCGATCTTTTGGCGCATGAGCAGAAGGCCAACAGCGATGTCAACCTTTAAATGGAGACAAAACGGTGCCACCTTGAACAGTTTTTGCAAGCCTTAAAGATGCTCAGTGTTTTTCTAATGCTGTATAATCGGCTTCCTTTGAAACCGTTGACCTTACCAGGTCGCTTCCCCTTAATTAAGGTGGAACGTGACTCACGAACTCACGGCACTCTTTATGTCTCTTTATATGTAGCTATCTTTGAGGCGTTATGCGGAGATTTGGGCAAAAGCGCCATATTAGGCCAAATCCTTATATatggaaataaacaatagccgTGACGTCCAAACAGCTAACAAATTTTAACAATGCTTTATGCTGTCAGTACGTGGGCTATCATGAATTATTTGCCGATATTTGAGTGAATTTGCAGCTTGTGTTGTGTGGTAAAAGGTTTTGCAAACCTTTTCAATAGTCAGAAATAGTTTGTGCTATTCTGGTTAGTCAATAGAGtaaatttgaatgtagcttaaaGTTGTAGTTGTTGAGAAAGGTTGTGAAGATGGAAACTTAGTTGTGCGTAGCCTTTACTTCAGGTTACACCTCAGGCTATTCTTTGATGTTATTAATTAAGACAATGGATTTAAATCTGGTAACTTACTATGCGACACTGAGTTACACGTAACCTTTACTAAATGTCACCCCTCAGGACGTTTGTTTATTGTTAAATTGATTTACCGACTTTTCCAGTGTCTGACTTTCGTCTAAATGGTTTCTTCAATCCTGGATTTAAACTGCAATGCCTCTGTACTTTGATTTACAAACGAAAGTTGTTTATAAGATTTTCTGCGCTGACTGCCCCTTGAGTTACATAGGAATGAGAGACTGGAAGGTGTTTTCAAAAACATGAGAAACACAACAGCTTAAAATAAAGGCCTTAAACATTGCAACCCAcgcgtgtttttttttaatcaaataaTCAAAACGGTCTGTCGTTTTTTTTCGCCCCTATTCCTAATCTGGCTATACATTTGCCCTAttgcaattaaaagaaaatgaaagaaatacatTGAGACGAAGTTATATACAATATccttagttttattttatttcgttGGGTTCAGAACCCTTCTCGACAGTTATTTTGGTATTCTAATGGTtcatttgatacatttcttcTAAGACGAGCACAAGTAGCTGGCGCTAAAGATATGCTTTCAATGTTGAAAGTAAGCCGTTCACCCTGAACATTATTTAACGTGCGCTAAATAATTCCTTCACAGGCAGTTAACCAAATTTAAGATGAGTAAAGTGGCCATATCAAACAGTCAACTGATTATGTATATTAAAAAAATCTTCTGTAAATGCGTCTTCTAAACATCAACTTGAACTTCTCCGTTACGACACTGCCagaaagcaaaataaatgcagGGTAAGAGGGATGTATATTTTTTCAGTTAACGCACTTACCAAACAGAAACGGTATAGTATTTTCATATTGTAAAACAGGCACAGGTGCCTGTGGGGGTGGGAATTTATTGCTCAAAAAGGGAGAACACGGCCTCGATGGAAACTGTAAGCGCTGTCTTGTTACTGTCCACTGATGCAACCAGTTCAGTGGTGAATATTGCAGACCGACTGGCAATcgaaatggtagtttttccgtTCCGGTCGGTTCAACAATTTGTGTTAATCATCCAGCACATTTAACTTATTTTCATAAGTAACGAGTCATTTTAGCAAACtgagtttttaaatttgtaaatttgcgATGCACCTGGACAACTACTTCTTATAATAAAACAGCGTAATTTAAAAAGCCAAAAACTGgctgtaaatttaaaaaaccctAGAAATCAAGGAATTCCCGTTGCGCGTTTTGAAAGGGGTTTGGAATTAGGCAATAATTTCTAAACATCTCTTACCTTTTAGCCATATTAGTCTCTCTCATCGTGTTCTTGGGGAGACTTTTTGGATCCCCCCTCAGGTTCTTCTGTAGCATTCTGCTTCCTTGCAAGAATATACAGCACGAAGATTGCACCAAGCAATGCACGCACGAAAAATACCCTTGATGGAGACATATCTTCCGTTAAGTTGAGTAGAACTTGATGTAAATCAGATTGAAACGCCTTTACAGACCAGATGCCCTAGTATGACTTGCCGTGGTTTGTCTTCGGCAGCAACTTTAATAAAACGCGGTTCTTGGATTAAACGTGTTTACTTACTGAAGGCAAATACTGTGCATAAAAACTACTGGTCCGCGGCTGCCCCAGGGCTTAAAGCTTGGCTGAACCATGACATTAGAAGGAAACGTAAGGTGAATAAACCATGCCAGGTTTCAAGACTCGTAAGAAGAGCACCACTAGCTAGAGCAAAAACATGTTCTAGATACAACCATTTGTCAGCTGGTCTGATTCGGGTCTTATGTTTAATGACAATTATAATTGTCTTAGTCGTCACTATAAAAGGTTTGAAAATGCTTCCTCATTACAGATCGGGAAGATTTTGGTCACATGCTAGGCAACGAATTCTTGGCAGGTTCTCTTGATTAGCGTAGTCATGCAGAGACATGCAAATCGcggaaaatgacaaaaaaaaagtgattcaTAGAATGTGTATCGCTATCTTTCAAATTCCTGATACCGATAATTAGATTCCCCAAATATCAGTGCTATGAACATGTCATGAATTAAGTTGATATTGCTTCTTGTCACGTGAGATGACCTGTGGCTTTCTGATACAACTGTGTCGTCAAAAAACCTCACCAGTCAGATACGCCATTCCGTAGTGGTGCACCCCCgactaagaaaaatcctggatccgacCCT includes these proteins:
- the LOC137970491 gene encoding uncharacterized protein, whose amino-acid sequence is RSKLWISVSLPSAKLCVLENELSVESNRVSSSSIGAPFSIEGLLFYISETFTAGVIQSYQGQGVLEGTPLLPQQDILEDFKKFGGENDLVFQEYDPPEGDNSKMAWKESRPTTWWQSLWKAMKNAFFIQIVGGIALGSIAILIIVLDFNTVDVCFDTQTSNWTALPKGTQAVIVTAATSEAYVVQLWSFLVVLFLFGWPLIKELNLLVLNLLAAFLDSCYRLSLQVYDIYKRSWLSFPLNGLFVVILLMNSILIGRKIAKQSHNGRRRRIKKTLEVSAMLVAHFAFGIPITFVLVYLLIPLYGGATETYRAIIAGGLPLVTAAPKVIVRLAAQRIDFLHPGDAHVLLAVLYTASAIVFRVMQAELSNLRLFILLSFAHGAIDLLERLTIVIRDYLWYLIYKKFKQCDLGTTLNADRFRTPRSMRFIAEMSIQMILGESTSLIAAVAFIQLYNFMYSDPSSSNMHFVTQFFVRVSIALSIDFCFNTFSLWLQMSYLNIAVEQVWRKKWRKHMLLGLIVTTVTLCYYTTHLFAVVEDKNTPKTKGQDSSCAGPFAKFRLMLESDR